TTGGGATAGAACCTGAGAGGTTCATAAACACAAGTAAACTCTCTGAGGTCACGGAATACATGAAGAAGTTTAAATCAGATTTTGGGGGAAGAAAGGTaaattaatacttttatatatgatACTTGATGCTTAAAACTTATAAGGTAAAATGATATAACATAATTATGTTTGTTGACAGTTGATATTAGGTGTTGATCGTCTCGACACGATCAAAGGGATTCCAAACAAATATCAGGCATTTGAGAAATTTCTTGAGGAAAATGAAGATTGGCGTGGTAAAGTTTTGTTACTTCAGATTGCAGTGCCAACAAGGAATGGTATTGGTGAATGTAAGTTTCTTTCTATCTCTTCAATTTCTTCAGCTAATATGCATCAACCGATAGCATTGTGTTTGTGTTCTATATAACAGATCAAAAGATCAAAGACCAATGTCACGGAGTTGTTGGACGTGTTAATGGTCGTTTTGGTTCTATCTCTTCCGTTCCAATAATTCACCTGGTTTGTTATCTTCTCTCTTTTATCCTCATCAAGTCATACGTTATAGTTTCTGATAAACATTTGTCTTTGTATGTTAGGATTGTGCTATTCCCTTTCATCAACTATGCGCACTTTACGCCATCACAGGTAATTTTAGTGTTACATTTGATGATCTAGTTACATATATTCTAATACGATTtgataatataaagaaaatttgagCTTCTATTGTCAGTTTTGAATTCCTAACACACTcctaagataataaaaaaagagtttactttctttctttacGTCTTCAGATGTATTACTTGTAACATCTTTGAGAGATGGAATGAACCTTGTGAGTTCTGAGTTTGTTGCCTGCCAAAATGCGGAAAAAGGAGTTCTCGTTCTAAGCGAGGTAACTTAATTTTGATGGCTCTGATGTTAAGTATATgaattgtcttttttttctctggtctgaaatatatttatgaatctAATATACCAACAATTttttaagtaaaataatataccaACAATTAACATTcgaaagtaatatatttttgtatgagTTTCACAGTTTGCAGGTGCTGGTCAGTCACTTGGTGCTGGAGCTCTTCTTGTGAATCCTTGGAACATTAAAGAAGTTTCTAATGCCATTGGAGAAGCTCTAAGAATGTCACctgaagaaaaggagaaaaaacaTCAAATCAATTTTCAGTATGTGAAAACTCACTCTACTCAACAGTGGGCAGATGATTTCATGAAGTATGTGACAAATcccaatatttattttctttaaatctcATCTCAACTAATTGTTCTTATAgataaatacaattttttttatctggtTAGTAAACTAAATGAGGTTACAAGTAAAACGGAGCTAGAAACTGGAAAATCCCCACATGAACTTCCACAGCATGATGTGGTTCAACAATATTCAAAGTCTAAGAATAGGCTGCTAATTCTTGTAAGTgttatatcatatatgtatcaAGACGGTCTTCTACATTGCATATTATTTTGGTCACTTATCTTCAACTGTACAAAATGTTCAGGGCTTTTATGGAACACTCACTGAGCCAAAGAAAAACCAAGAGAGAAGAGACGAAGGGATGAATCTTGAACTTCACCCACAGCTTAAAGAAAGTCTAAAAACATTATGCAGTGATCCAAAAACAACGGTCGTTGTCCTGAGTAGAAGTGAAAAAAGCATATTGGATCAAGTAAatgttttctctcttctttttaaATTGTACTTACTTTCTTTTTCACTATGGACTTAGTATCTCGAAAACAGAACTTTGGAGAGCACGATATGTGGTTAGCTGCTGAAAACGGAATGTTTTTAAGGCATTCAGCTGGGGAGTGGGTGACGAAGATGCCAGAAAACATGAACTTGGAATGGATTGATGGTGTCAAggttagtatataaaatatattttagaattcaAGTTTGATAATTCTACTTATACCCTCATGTTTTGATTCTTTTGTGGTTGCTTTCGTCTACAGCAAGTATTCAAGTACTTCACTGAAAGAACTCCAGGATCCTACTTCCAAGCAAGCGAGACTTCGGTTGTATGGAATTACCAATATGCAGGTGATTTACTTTATACATATATGTCTTTTTTAAACTTCTACTCAGGATAACTACTGAAGACAACTActtgatattatatatttgtagatGCTgaatttgggagagctcaagcaAAAGATATGTTGCAACACTTGTGGGCTGGACCAATCTCTAATGCAACAGTGGATGTTGTCCAAGGACGCTACTCTGTTGAAGTCCATTCGGTTGGTGTAACAAAGGTAACTAGTACTATTGTTTTCAtatcttttgtttatatatcatcAATCACCAATAGATTCTCATTTTCTTTGATCTGTCATatgttctctcttctctgttaTCTTAGGGAAGTGCAATGGAGCGTATCCTCGGAGAAATAGTGCTTCAGAATAAGTCAATAACTACACCAATTGATTATGTCTTATGCATTGGTAACTTCTTGGGGAAAGTAAGCTTCCTATGTAACCAAATATTGATTATACCTATCGTATATAAAGCTATACATATCCATGGATATTGATACAAGGGTTGATATATGTTACAGGATGAAGATGTTTACACCTTCTTCGAGCCCGAGTTAACCAAGAAAACCATGTCTTCTCCTTATTATGGCAGTGGCCCCTTCAAGAAGGTGTCATCGACCGTTGTTAACGTAAAGGAAGAGAACTACTTCTCTGTGGCTGTTGGGAAAACGCACACAAAGGCTAGCTATTTCCTTGACTCAGCTGATGATGTTGTGCAGTTGATCCACAAGCTTTGCACACACAACAATCCTTGACTCATCATCATATGGTGCCCTGATGATCCTCTTAGAATTTTTTATGGCTAAAGGGCACTATTAAAGACTTTGatttgctgtttttttttactttcgcAAAACTCATTACTGTTCTCTGCTTTTCAGTTTATCTCATTGTCTCTTTGACTCTTTTACTGTTTCTCTATTTGTCTTTTTCATTAGTTCTATAATGGAAAGAAACtcttaagaatatttttaatggAACTGACAATACAACAGAGATGAACATAGGAATATAAGGGTGAAGAACACTtggacacacacacacatgatcttgatattttgaaaatgaaaaatcaaagaatCACAAGAGGCGCCTCATCGGTTTTGGCAGGTGCAGTCTCTTGTGCTGGTGTCTCAGTCTCAGAAGGAGCTTTCTCATCAGCCTTCTCAGCTTCTGGAGTTGGCTCGGCCTTGGTTGCCTCAGAGGAGTCCTCTTTTGTCTCACCTTCCTCCTTCGCCTCTTCACTAGactcttccttcttctcctaTGAATCAAAACACATCGGCAACAATAGTTTCATCTTAACATGAGTTTGTTTAAACAAGACACAAGAAATGATCAAATGTGATTTCAAAAAAACCTGAGTTAATGTGGTATCTGCCTCAGTCGTGACATCCTTGGATTCAACCACAACATTTTCGGTTGGTACTTCAACGATGTCAGATTCCTTAGGTACGCTCGCACAGCCTCccatgttatttatttattgaaaagATTAGCttgaaaacaaataagaatGGAAAGAGCTGTCGAGCAAAACAAAAAGATAGATGAAGGGAGATGCCTGTAAAGAGATTTATAGGAGACTGTATATATAGACTACAGCTATTTCAGGTAATATTCAGATTCAATGGTAATGACACCTTCAAATCTCTGTCACGTCCTATTAATCCTGAGGACAGCTTCATTCCCCACCGTACCTCTCTGTCCGGTTTAGGGACACAATAACATTTCCTGGATACAGAAAGCCGCTGAAATGGTTAGTGTCTCATATTTCGAAAACTGGAACATATGGCTTTCTGTTTTCTCTCAGGCACAAAGAATTATCTAATTCTTGATCTGGCTGGCTATTATGGCTCCTAATGCCACTCTGGAGAGAAAATCGTAGTTCATTGGTGTGAACTGGTTTCTTTGTGTCAAATATAGTCCGATCGTTATATAGATAGATAAACAAACATTTGCACATGTATAGATTGGTAAGTCTGTTGAATAATACTCCCTCTATGTTTGAtgttaactgttttttttttcatcaactAATACAGAGATGTTAAGtgttgttttaacattttttttataaaaagagtgtgttttaaaattctaatgcagttttcatttttatactaataaaaatatattgattttataaataattttatttatctcaaatattattgattGAATATGtacaactaataaaaaattaaatgtatttcaattattttcttaatttgtgtgaaaaatgtcaaagtgacaTTCTTTATGAAACAGAAGGAATAACATtaagttcttttttctttttaatttgttcacatttattcattttcacctcgattttcaaaactttcaatgatcatttgaatattttataacacCTTTTAAACCATATGTACTCACAAATATATTTCAGTGAgacttttaataattttaataatttatagttgatttttaaaatttaaaatataacatatacgaaaaatatattcatataattaaacaaaaatattaatcaatgaATATTGATTCTttaatttaatagtaaaattaattaattgcaATAGAgaatcaaatctttattattcaatatcattaatttatatatatattaaatataattccgtaacttttatttaagaaaaataaatttttgcaaattattaattaattttatatttttaatttttatagttaacataataaagatatattttatatttagttggATCAAATAATCAGTGACATATACTGTAAATATTCTAATAA
The sequence above is a segment of the Raphanus sativus cultivar WK10039 unplaced genomic scaffold, ASM80110v3 Scaffold1944, whole genome shotgun sequence genome. Coding sequences within it:
- the LOC108854603 gene encoding LOW QUALITY PROTEIN: probable alpha,alpha-trehalose-phosphate synthase [UDP-forming] 4 (The sequence of the model RefSeq protein was modified relative to this genomic sequence to represent the inferred CDS: substituted 1 base at 1 genomic stop codon), yielding MVRPRLLVVSMSLPVTANRTGEEAWSFTMSPGGLVSALLGLNEFETKWIGWPGVDVYDTVGKKALSIALAEKGCIPVFLEEVCDQYYNGYCNNILWPIFHYLGTPPEYRNDATITYQSQYDAYKKANRIFFDVVKEHYQEGDVVWCHDYHLMLLPQYLKEYNSKMKVGWFLHTPFPSSEMYKTLPSRSELLRSVLTADLVGFHTYDFARHFVNACMCILGTEATSEGVVDQGKFTPVAVFPIGIEPERFINTSKLSEVTEYMKKFKSDFGGRKLILGVDRLDTIKGIPNKYQAFEKFLEENEDWRGKVLLLQIAVPTRNGIGEYQKIKDQCHGVVGRVNGRFGSISSVPIIHLDCAIPFHQLCALYAITDVLLVTSLRDGMNLVSSEFVACQNAEKGVLVLSEFAGAGQSLGAGALLVNPWNIKEVSNAIGEALRMSPEEKEKKHQINFQYVKTHSTQQWADDFMKYVTNPNIYFLXISSQLIVLIDKYNFFYLVSKLNEVTSKTELETGKSPHELPQHDVVQQYSKSKNRLLILGFYGTLTEPKKNQERRDEGMNLELHPQLKESLKTLCSDPKTTVVVLSRSEKSILDQNFGEHDMWLAAENGMFLRHSAGEWVTKMPENMNLEWIDGVKQVFKYFTERTPGSYFQASETSVVWNYQYADAEFGRAQAKDMLQHLWAGPISNATVDVVQGRYSVEVHSVGVTKGSAMERILGEIVLQNKSITTPIDYVLCIGNFLGKDEDVYTFFEPELTKKTMSSPYYGSGPFKKVSSTVVNVKEENYFSVAVGKTHTKASYFLDSADDVVQLIHKLCTHNNP
- the LOC108854607 gene encoding uncharacterized protein LOC108854607, which produces MGGCASVPKESDIVEVPTENVVVESKDVTTEADTTLTQEKKEESSEEAKEEGETKEDSSEATKAEPTPEAEKADEKAPSETETPAQETAPAKTDEAPLVIL